A window of the Streptomyces sp. Ag109_O5-10 genome harbors these coding sequences:
- a CDS encoding SDR family oxidoreductase — MRIFVTGASGWIGSAVVPELINAGHQVLGLARSDASAHVVAAMGAEVLRGDLNDTDVLRAGALGSDGVIHLAFVTPSMSEAATRTDAKAIETFAGALADSGRPLVISGATLVTPGRPATERDELVAAGPVAARVANMRAALAAAETGVRTSLVMLPRSVHGEGERHGFVPQLIALARAKGVCGYIGDGTSRWPAVHVKDAAALYRLAVEQAPAGSVLHAVGDDGVPVREIAEAIGRHLDLPAQSLPAEEFSGILVRLLGTDMPASSTITQQLLGWKPTHPGLIEDIEQGHYFL, encoded by the coding sequence ATGCGTATCTTCGTCACCGGCGCTTCCGGCTGGATCGGCTCGGCCGTCGTCCCCGAACTCATCAACGCCGGGCACCAGGTCCTCGGGCTGGCCCGCTCGGACGCCTCCGCGCACGTGGTCGCCGCGATGGGAGCGGAGGTGCTGCGCGGCGATCTGAACGACACCGACGTGCTGCGCGCGGGTGCCCTGGGCAGCGATGGCGTCATCCACCTGGCTTTCGTCACTCCCAGCATGAGTGAGGCCGCGACGAGGACGGACGCCAAGGCCATCGAGACGTTCGCCGGCGCCCTCGCCGACTCCGGCAGGCCCCTGGTGATCTCCGGCGCCACACTCGTGACACCTGGTCGGCCCGCGACCGAACGCGACGAACTCGTCGCGGCAGGACCCGTCGCCGCCCGCGTCGCCAACATGCGGGCAGCGCTCGCAGCAGCAGAAACGGGCGTGCGTACCTCCCTGGTCATGCTGCCCCGCTCGGTGCACGGCGAGGGGGAGCGGCACGGCTTCGTCCCCCAGCTCATCGCCTTGGCCCGGGCCAAGGGCGTCTGCGGCTACATCGGCGACGGCACCAGCCGCTGGCCCGCCGTCCACGTCAAGGACGCCGCGGCGCTCTACCGACTGGCCGTCGAGCAGGCGCCCGCCGGCTCCGTCCTCCACGCCGTCGGCGACGACGGCGTGCCGGTCCGCGAGATCGCCGAGGCCATCGGCCGACACCTTGACCTGCCCGCGCAGTCCCTGCCCGCCGAGGAGTTCAGCGGGATCCTCGTGCGCCTCCTCGGCACCGACATGCCCGCCTCCAGCACCATCACCCAGCAACTCCTGGGATGGAAGCCCACCCACCCCGGCCTCATCGAGGACATCGAACAAGGCCACTACTTCCTGTGA
- a CDS encoding TetR family transcriptional regulator encodes MSRWAPDARERLESAALDLFVENGFDETTVAQIADRAGLNRATFFRHFADKREVLFGGEDVLARLFADGIRAAAADATLTQCLWAAFAATDPVMTPQRRAKAVQRRRVIAANSDLQERGLLKHARIAASISTALRERGTDELTARLSAEVAMLAFAVSAERWMKADDDEPFPPLAQAALSDLQMRAVELTAEPHPSG; translated from the coding sequence GTGAGCAGATGGGCACCGGACGCGCGTGAGCGCCTGGAGAGCGCAGCGCTGGACCTGTTCGTGGAGAACGGGTTCGATGAGACGACCGTCGCGCAGATCGCGGATCGGGCCGGCTTGAACCGCGCCACGTTCTTCCGCCACTTCGCCGACAAGCGTGAGGTCCTGTTCGGCGGCGAGGACGTACTGGCCCGTCTGTTCGCCGACGGCATCCGCGCCGCCGCTGCGGACGCGACGCTCACGCAGTGCCTGTGGGCGGCGTTCGCGGCCACCGACCCGGTCATGACCCCGCAGCGGCGGGCCAAGGCCGTCCAGCGCAGGCGGGTGATCGCGGCCAACAGCGACCTGCAGGAGCGGGGACTGCTCAAGCACGCCCGGATCGCCGCGTCGATCAGTACCGCCCTGCGCGAACGCGGCACGGACGAGCTGACCGCGCGGCTGAGCGCGGAAGTGGCGATGCTCGCCTTCGCCGTCTCCGCCGAGCGCTGGATGAAGGCGGACGACGACGAACCGTTCCCGCCCCTCGCCCAAGCCGCCCTGAGCGACCTTCAGATGCGTGCCGTCGAACTCACCGCCGAACCCCACCCCTCCGGCTGA
- a CDS encoding N(5)-(carboxyethyl)ornithine synthase → MQQLTLGIMSQTRKENEHRLPVHPAHFDRIDAGLRKRIYLQENYGEHFGVPDSRLAPLVAGFRTREELIADCDVILLAKPLHEDLAELREGQVLWGWPHCVQDERLTQTAIDRRLTLIAFEAMNHWTRSGAFNLHVFHKNNELAGYSSVLHAMQLMGVTGDYGRRQRAVVIGFGATARGAVTALSALGVHDVDVLTARGVTAVSSPIHSARIVHFDHDEADDTLDPRRSIALTEDGPLPLAEFLAGHNIIVNCVLQDPAAPLMFLIDEDLPKLAPGTLVIDVSCDEGMGFDWARPTTFDDPMFTVGDHVRYYAVDHSPSYLWNSATWENSEALLPYLEVVLQGPDGWDTDDTIRHAIEIRRGVVQNPKVLAFQHRTAKYPHAHEETQTRAASRP, encoded by the coding sequence TTGCAGCAGCTCACGCTCGGAATCATGTCGCAGACCCGCAAGGAAAACGAGCATCGTCTGCCCGTTCACCCCGCTCATTTCGACCGCATCGACGCCGGTCTCCGCAAGCGCATCTACCTCCAGGAAAACTACGGAGAGCATTTCGGCGTCCCGGACAGCCGACTCGCCCCGCTCGTCGCGGGCTTCCGCACGCGCGAGGAACTCATCGCCGACTGCGATGTCATCCTGCTGGCCAAACCGCTCCACGAGGACCTGGCGGAACTACGCGAGGGTCAGGTCCTGTGGGGCTGGCCGCACTGTGTCCAGGACGAGAGGCTCACCCAGACCGCCATCGACCGGCGGCTGACTTTGATCGCCTTCGAAGCGATGAACCACTGGACCCGCAGCGGTGCCTTCAACTTGCACGTCTTCCACAAGAACAACGAGCTGGCCGGGTACTCCTCGGTCCTGCACGCCATGCAGCTGATGGGCGTGACAGGCGACTACGGGCGACGGCAGCGTGCCGTCGTCATCGGCTTCGGCGCGACCGCCCGCGGGGCGGTGACCGCGCTCAGCGCCCTGGGCGTGCACGACGTCGACGTGCTCACCGCGCGTGGCGTCACCGCCGTCAGCTCCCCCATCCACTCCGCGCGGATCGTCCACTTCGACCACGACGAGGCCGACGACACCCTCGACCCGCGACGCAGCATCGCCCTCACCGAGGACGGCCCGCTGCCGCTGGCCGAGTTCCTCGCCGGACACAACATCATCGTCAACTGCGTGCTGCAGGACCCCGCCGCGCCGCTGATGTTCCTGATAGACGAGGACCTGCCCAAGCTGGCCCCGGGCACCCTGGTCATCGACGTCTCCTGCGACGAGGGCATGGGCTTCGACTGGGCCCGGCCCACCACCTTCGACGACCCGATGTTCACCGTCGGCGACCACGTCAGGTACTACGCGGTGGACCACAGCCCCTCATACCTGTGGAACTCCGCGACCTGGGAGAACAGCGAGGCCCTTCTTCCCTATCTGGAGGTCGTGCTCCAGGGCCCCGACGGCTGGGACACCGACGACACGATCCGGCACGCCATCGAGATCCGCCGTGGCGTCGTGCAAAACCCCAAGGTGCTCGCTTTCCAGCACCGCACCGCAAAGTACCCGCACGCCCACGAGGAGACCCAGACCCGGGCGGCGTCGCGGCCGTAG
- a CDS encoding DUF5994 family protein, with amino-acid sequence MSAITDHPSPRAVPFRAPTARLALKPVSRAPGQVELDGAWWPRSRDLSHELPALADVLDPLWGRITRIAVNPRYWPIIPQRIFVNGHVVKAGWFTTELDPHKILLLSGTSGRWDLLVIPPEVSASSAARLMAAASASTAPQSTATALMTAELVDAPSASADADADAGRPDRLAAETRSYAPPPRQ; translated from the coding sequence ATGTCCGCGATCACCGACCATCCCTCGCCGCGCGCCGTACCCTTCAGGGCCCCGACCGCACGCCTCGCCCTCAAACCCGTGAGCCGCGCCCCGGGACAGGTCGAGCTGGACGGCGCCTGGTGGCCACGCTCCCGTGACCTGAGCCACGAACTCCCCGCGCTGGCCGACGTACTGGACCCGCTGTGGGGGCGGATCACCCGTATCGCCGTCAACCCCCGCTACTGGCCGATCATCCCGCAGCGGATTTTCGTCAACGGCCACGTGGTCAAGGCCGGTTGGTTCACCACGGAGCTGGACCCGCACAAGATCCTGCTGCTGTCCGGAACGTCGGGCCGCTGGGATCTCCTGGTGATACCCCCGGAGGTCAGTGCCTCGTCGGCCGCCCGGCTGATGGCCGCCGCGAGCGCGAGCACCGCCCCGCAGTCGACCGCGACCGCGCTCATGACGGCGGAACTGGTCGACGCCCCCTCCGCATCGGCCGACGCCGACGCCGACGCCGGACGGCCCGACCGGCTGGCGGCGGAGACACGGTCATATGCGCCGCCGCCCCGGCAATAA
- a CDS encoding IS5 family transposase (programmed frameshift) — MEIKRPQGGGRRRAGDRETLAAIIFVANSGCTWRQLPPVFGPAWPTVYRRFAQWSRGRVWARLHRVLLDELGARGDLDWSRCAIDSVSLRASKGGYLTGPNPTDRGKSGSKIHLITDRNGLPLSLGISAANTHDSLGLKPLVCGIPPIRSRRGPRRRRPAKLHADKGYDYDHLRKWLRQRGIRHRIARKGIESSHRLGRHRWVVERTVSWLAGCRRLHRRYERKAEHFLAFVGIAAALISHRRLARSPAA, encoded by the exons ATGGAGATCAAGCGTCCGCAGGGCGGTGGACGGCGTCGGGCGGGTGACCGCGAAACGCTGGCCGCCATCATCTTCGTAGCCAATTCAGGCTGTACGTGGCGGCAACTGCCGCCGGTCTTCGGCCCTGCATGGCCTACCGTCTACCGTCGCTTTGCCCAATGGAGTCGGGGGCGCGTCTGGGCCCGACTGCATCGCGTCCTCCTCGACGAGCTCGGTGCCCGAGGCGACCTGGACTGGTCGCGGTGCGCGATCGACTCCGTCAGCCTGAGGGCGTCAAAAGGGGGCTACT TGACTGGACCGAATCCGACCGACCGTGGCAAGAGCGGATCGAAAATCCACCTGATCACCGACCGCAACGGCCTGCCCCTGTCGCTGGGCATCTCCGCCGCCAACACCCACGACAGCCTTGGACTCAAGCCGCTCGTGTGTGGCATCCCGCCGATTCGCTCCCGGCGCGGACCACGTCGACGACGGCCGGCGAAACTGCATGCCGACAAGGGATACGACTACGACCACCTGCGCAAATGGCTCCGACAGCGGGGCATTCGTCACCGCATCGCCCGCAAAGGGATTGAGTCCTCACACAGGCTCGGTCGACACCGCTGGGTGGTCGAGCGCACGGTGTCCTGGCTGGCCGGATGCCGCCGCCTACACCGTCGCTACGAGCGCAAGGCCGAGCACTTCCTGGCCTTCGTAGGCATCGCCGCTGCCTTGATCAGCCACCGCAGGCTGGCACGCTCGCCGGCCGCCTAG
- a CDS encoding transposase: MITASEPSWIAPFTGLSPRAFGKLVKVPRREGADTVRRGRPWSLPLDERALLVAAYWRTNLTMRRLAPLFGVSKSAAARIIDHVGPVFVLQPRKRFAKGTVLIVDGTLVPTRDHSVAEQSKNYRYSTAHQVVIDADTRLVVVVGRPLPGNRHDSRGWRESGAKAAVGNTTADGGYQGTGLVIPHRRAKGQAELPGWKEEHNRSHKQVRARVEHVFARMKTWKILRDCRLKGDGVHHAILGIARMHNLALAGWASGRHGGSPCPRRREDRLRDGP, from the coding sequence GTGATCACGGCATCGGAGCCGTCCTGGATAGCCCCGTTCACCGGGCTGAGCCCGCGTGCGTTCGGGAAGCTGGTGAAGGTTCCGCGACGCGAGGGCGCCGATACGGTTCGCAGGGGTCGGCCGTGGAGCCTTCCGTTGGATGAGCGGGCACTGCTGGTGGCCGCGTACTGGCGCACGAATTTGACGATGCGCCGGCTCGCTCCGCTGTTCGGGGTCTCGAAGTCGGCGGCGGCCCGCATCATCGACCACGTCGGGCCGGTGTTCGTGCTTCAGCCCCGCAAGCGGTTCGCCAAGGGCACCGTGCTCATCGTGGACGGCACGCTGGTTCCCACCCGCGATCACTCCGTGGCGGAGCAGTCGAAGAACTACCGATACTCCACCGCCCACCAGGTCGTCATCGACGCGGACACCCGTCTCGTCGTCGTGGTCGGCCGGCCTCTGCCGGGCAACCGGCACGACTCCCGCGGCTGGAGGGAGTCCGGCGCCAAGGCCGCCGTCGGCAACACCACCGCCGACGGCGGCTACCAGGGCACCGGACTGGTCATCCCGCACCGAAGGGCGAAGGGGCAGGCCGAACTACCGGGTTGGAAGGAGGAACACAACCGGTCCCACAAGCAGGTCCGAGCACGCGTCGAGCACGTCTTTGCCCGTATGAAGACCTGGAAGATCCTCCGCGATTGCCGCCTCAAAGGCGACGGCGTTCACCACGCCATCCTCGGCATCGCCCGGATGCACAACCTCGCCCTCGCCGGATGGGCAAGCGGGCGGCACGGCGGTTCGCCATGCCCGAGGCGACGAGAAGATCGCTTACGGGACGGCCCTTAG
- a CDS encoding histidine phosphatase family protein gives MTDTAARYLYLVRHGEAATEESGLTEKGRRQAVLLGQRLREIPFTAVHHGPLPRAEQTARLIGDQLQNVPLRVSEVAGDYVPYVPLRNELPTEFADPFLRFLSGTTEEEQEHGATLARQALEMFTGAVNGEKDRHELVVTHNFLVAWLVRDAMHAPYWRWLGLNHGNAALTVIRYAPARPASVLVLNSMRHLPPELRWTGFSPDDHV, from the coding sequence ATGACCGACACGGCTGCCCGTTACCTCTATCTGGTGCGGCATGGCGAGGCGGCGACGGAGGAGAGCGGGCTGACGGAGAAGGGTCGTCGGCAAGCCGTGCTGCTCGGTCAGCGCCTGCGGGAGATCCCTTTCACGGCTGTTCACCATGGCCCGCTGCCCCGGGCAGAGCAGACCGCGCGTCTGATCGGCGACCAGCTGCAAAATGTTCCCCTGCGTGTCTCGGAAGTTGCCGGTGACTACGTTCCTTACGTGCCCCTGAGAAACGAGCTGCCGACGGAATTCGCAGACCCTTTCCTCCGCTTCCTCTCTGGCACCACTGAGGAGGAACAAGAGCACGGAGCAACTCTCGCCCGGCAGGCGCTGGAGATGTTCACCGGCGCGGTGAACGGTGAAAAGGACCGGCACGAACTGGTCGTCACCCACAACTTCCTGGTCGCCTGGCTCGTCCGGGACGCGATGCATGCGCCGTACTGGCGCTGGCTCGGCCTCAACCACGGCAACGCGGCTCTCACGGTCATCCGGTACGCGCCCGCCCGGCCGGCCTCGGTCCTCGTCTTGAACAGCATGCGGCATCTGCCCCCCGAGCTGCGCTGGACGGGCTTCTCTCCCGATGACCACGTCTAG
- a CDS encoding sensor domain-containing protein, whose amino-acid sequence MASQAAGPPKAKAASLDPRAKAVVLSEKQLHVVAFSDIDFPLLKRAPRYDRTGVASIRYKADAGGPECTTFLNAQFLSGSYYHGLHEVDRGYTLTTADRPVQLESMVVSYPSAREAERVINDTRTSVTHCSNLHYRLKNYSFSFKEVVSMPIPRTGDDSTAFQGSWSLQGGKAEPWATELIRVGTVVVGVNAMSSPDPFRLLQQTGKQAAAELRHEEVLAADAKGT is encoded by the coding sequence GTGGCGTCGCAGGCCGCCGGACCGCCGAAGGCCAAGGCTGCGAGCCTCGACCCCAGGGCGAAGGCCGTGGTCCTGAGCGAAAAGCAGCTCCACGTGGTCGCCTTCTCCGACATAGACTTCCCGCTGCTGAAACGCGCGCCAAGATACGACCGCACAGGTGTGGCGAGCATCAGGTACAAGGCGGATGCGGGCGGCCCCGAGTGCACGACCTTCCTCAACGCCCAATTCCTGAGTGGCTCCTACTATCACGGACTGCACGAGGTCGACAGGGGATACACCCTCACCACCGCTGACCGTCCGGTCCAGTTGGAGAGCATGGTGGTCAGCTACCCCAGTGCCAGAGAAGCTGAGCGAGTCATCAACGACACCCGGACCTCAGTCACACACTGCTCCAACCTTCACTACCGGCTCAAGAACTACTCCTTCTCCTTCAAGGAGGTGGTCAGTATGCCGATCCCGCGAACAGGCGACGACTCCACAGCGTTCCAGGGGTCGTGGAGCCTGCAGGGCGGCAAGGCCGAGCCATGGGCTACGGAGCTCATCCGTGTGGGCACCGTCGTGGTGGGCGTCAACGCGATGAGTAGTCCCGACCCGTTCAGGCTGCTCCAGCAAACGGGGAAGCAGGCGGCGGCCGAGCTTCGCCACGAAGAGGTTCTCGCCGCAGACGCGAAGGGCACATGA
- a CDS encoding LysR family transcriptional regulator produces the protein MLHLRYFVAVAEELNFSAAARRLHMATSPLSQRIKDLERELGKRLFDRDTHSVTLTPDGEALLPLAREVLEQFTSIPWRLREATRSGRATMFMGIPAGLHPRLREHVSELAERAEDWCELLRWPGTTKALAGGVHEGRLALALARMPVTDPALEILHVMSERLGAVVPADQFAGRDSVALAELGDLSFVVAPQEIRSAYFDQLDGEMSARGIRKRIKLTDSDYGGIAELVSSGMAFYFSILNPDNPMRGYVMENTEILPITDFKPSLNTVLIWRKDRADGGDLARLVAAAREVFADPIHL, from the coding sequence ATGTTGCACCTGCGGTATTTTGTCGCGGTTGCCGAGGAACTGAACTTTTCGGCGGCGGCCCGCAGGCTGCACATGGCCACATCACCACTGAGCCAGCGGATCAAAGATCTCGAACGAGAGCTCGGCAAGCGATTGTTCGATCGAGACACCCACAGCGTCACCCTCACACCGGACGGTGAGGCGCTGCTCCCCCTCGCGCGGGAGGTACTGGAGCAGTTCACCTCCATCCCCTGGCGGCTGCGCGAGGCCACGCGGTCGGGGCGCGCCACGATGTTCATGGGCATCCCCGCCGGACTCCACCCCCGCCTGCGGGAACACGTCTCGGAACTCGCCGAGCGCGCCGAGGACTGGTGCGAACTGCTGCGCTGGCCCGGCACCACCAAGGCCCTGGCCGGCGGCGTGCACGAGGGCAGACTCGCGCTCGCGCTGGCCCGGATGCCGGTCACCGATCCCGCGCTGGAGATCCTGCACGTCATGTCGGAGCGGCTGGGAGCGGTGGTACCCGCCGACCAGTTCGCCGGACGCGACTCCGTCGCCCTCGCGGAACTCGGCGACCTCTCCTTCGTCGTCGCACCGCAGGAGATCAGGTCCGCCTACTTCGACCAGCTCGACGGTGAGATGTCCGCCCGTGGCATCAGAAAACGCATCAAGCTGACCGATTCCGATTACGGGGGAATCGCCGAGCTGGTCTCCAGCGGGATGGCCTTCTATTTCTCCATCCTGAATCCGGACAATCCCATGCGGGGTTACGTGATGGAGAACACGGAAATCCTGCCGATCACGGATTTCAAGCCGTCCTTGAACACGGTCCTGATCTGGCGGAAAGACCGAGCGGACGGAGGCGACCTGGCCAGGCTCGTCGCCGCGGCACGCGAGGTTTTCGCCGATCCGATCCACCTCTGA
- a CDS encoding enoyl-CoA hydratase-related protein, with protein sequence MPTLDRHDSVFVLNLGDGENRFHPDWVASVNAALDEVEKADAPRALVTAATGKFYSNGLDLEWLSAHADQHAAYVDTVHALFARVLALPMITVAALQGHTFAAGAMFSLAHDFRVMRSDRGFWCLPEADIKIPFTPGMSALIQSRLAPQTAHEAMVTGRRYGGTDAAAAGIVDHAVAEDAVLSTAVAAAQSQVGKDAGTLGAIKAGMYGPALAALRGTSTP encoded by the coding sequence ATGCCTACTCTCGACCGTCATGACTCCGTCTTCGTGCTCAACCTCGGAGACGGCGAGAACCGCTTCCACCCCGACTGGGTCGCGTCCGTCAACGCAGCCCTGGACGAGGTGGAGAAGGCCGACGCCCCCCGGGCGCTGGTGACCGCCGCGACGGGCAAGTTCTACTCCAACGGCCTGGACCTGGAGTGGCTCAGCGCCCACGCCGACCAGCACGCGGCCTACGTCGACACCGTCCACGCCCTGTTCGCCCGTGTGCTGGCCCTGCCGATGATCACCGTCGCGGCACTCCAGGGACACACCTTCGCCGCAGGCGCGATGTTCTCCCTCGCGCACGACTTCCGTGTGATGCGGAGCGACCGCGGCTTCTGGTGTCTGCCCGAGGCCGACATCAAGATCCCCTTCACTCCCGGCATGTCGGCACTGATCCAGTCCCGGCTGGCACCGCAGACCGCGCACGAGGCCATGGTCACCGGCCGGCGGTACGGCGGCACGGACGCCGCGGCGGCGGGCATCGTCGATCACGCGGTGGCCGAGGACGCGGTGCTCTCGACCGCCGTGGCCGCAGCCCAGTCCCAGGTGGGCAAGGACGCCGGCACGCTGGGCGCCATCAAGGCGGGCATGTACGGCCCGGCTCTGGCGGCTCTGCGCGGCACGTCGACCCCCTGA
- a CDS encoding CaiB/BaiF CoA-transferase family protein translates to MTNESAPASASASAFAPESVFTGLKVLDASTYIAGPAAATMLSDFGADVIKLEPPGSGDPQRRLSLVPPSPQAEANYGWHLANRNKRGMVVDLKSPAAVGILKRLVEWADVVITNFPHGTREKLHLGYEEVAAWNPRVVYADITGFGDAGADARQPGFDLTAFWSRSGLLASTRDAEAPPTVPVWGSGDYTSAVAVYAAIATALYRRAVTGQGTSVGTSLLATGVWATGTLVAGALAKGTPFELHDRNAPVNALTNPYRTADGKWFMLATSSQQWPGLTRAIGHPELVEDPRFADIKGRSENAAALSSLLDDEFRSRPFSHWKDALAGERITYGLIQTPEEAAQDPQLRANDIVVPLHGVSGLEYTVNNPVNLRGVPKVAAGRAPDLGEHNEEILAELGFAPGEIADLRAAGTIPGTAEARAA, encoded by the coding sequence ATGACCAACGAATCCGCACCCGCATCCGCATCCGCATCCGCGTTCGCACCAGAATCCGTCTTCACCGGTCTGAAGGTCCTGGACGCGTCCACCTACATCGCGGGACCGGCCGCGGCGACCATGCTCTCCGACTTCGGCGCGGACGTCATCAAACTTGAGCCGCCCGGGTCGGGCGACCCCCAGCGGCGGCTGAGTCTCGTGCCGCCGAGTCCGCAGGCGGAGGCCAACTACGGCTGGCACCTGGCCAATCGCAACAAGCGCGGCATGGTGGTGGACCTGAAGTCGCCGGCCGCCGTCGGGATCCTGAAGCGGCTCGTCGAGTGGGCCGACGTGGTGATCACCAACTTTCCGCACGGTACGCGCGAGAAGCTGCACCTCGGCTACGAGGAGGTCGCGGCCTGGAACCCGAGGGTCGTCTACGCCGACATCACCGGCTTCGGCGACGCCGGTGCCGACGCCCGCCAGCCCGGCTTCGACCTGACGGCCTTCTGGTCGCGCAGCGGCCTGCTGGCCTCCACCCGCGACGCCGAAGCCCCGCCGACCGTGCCCGTCTGGGGCAGCGGCGACTACACCTCGGCGGTCGCCGTCTACGCGGCGATCGCGACCGCGCTGTACCGGCGTGCGGTGACCGGGCAGGGCACCAGCGTCGGAACGTCGCTGCTGGCCACCGGCGTGTGGGCGACGGGAACACTCGTGGCCGGCGCGCTCGCCAAAGGCACGCCGTTCGAACTGCACGACCGGAACGCGCCGGTGAACGCGCTGACCAATCCCTACCGGACCGCCGACGGCAAGTGGTTCATGCTGGCCACCTCGAGCCAGCAGTGGCCGGGGCTCACCCGCGCCATCGGTCACCCCGAGCTGGTCGAGGATCCCCGGTTCGCCGACATCAAGGGGCGCTCCGAGAACGCCGCCGCGCTGAGCAGTCTGCTTGACGACGAGTTCCGCTCGCGGCCCTTCAGTCACTGGAAGGACGCGCTGGCCGGCGAGCGCATCACCTACGGCCTCATCCAGACGCCGGAGGAAGCGGCGCAGGACCCGCAGCTTCGCGCCAACGACATCGTCGTGCCCCTGCACGGAGTCAGCGGGCTGGAGTACACCGTCAACAACCCGGTCAACCTCCGCGGGGTACCGAAGGTGGCGGCCGGACGAGCGCCGGACCTCGGCGAGCACAACGAGGAGATCCTCGCCGAACTGGGCTTCGCCCCCGGGGAGATCGCCGACCTGCGTGCCGCGGGTACGATCCCGGGCACGGCCGAGGCAAGAGCCGCCTGA
- a CDS encoding acyl-CoA dehydrogenase family protein, whose translation MTTETPTSVTPVTPMTPVEDRLTADFYDYESLLSEEEYKILLKARTFMRDEVKPLVNESWGKAELPDELIDKFRHSGLVALAYEGYGEHLPAVSHLLSGMLAMELGRVDASSATFFGVHNGLGFYSIYYGGDQEQRDRFLPAMATMSKIGAFALTEPDGGSDVSGGMRTTAKREGDTWTLNGGKKWIGNATFADYVVVFARDVEDNKVKAFVVEKDTPGFKPVKIEGKIALRIVQNAEITLTDVKVPEANRLKNIKGFRDVGEVLRQTRSGVAWQALGVMIGAYELALDYAKQRVAFGRPIAKFQMVQDLLVKSVGNITASWGLLVQLARLQDQGVFRDEQSALAKEFVAARMREVVAWSRELFGGNGILLDNDIARFFSDAEALYSYEGTHQMQTLIVGKAITGQSAFVG comes from the coding sequence ATGACCACCGAGACCCCCACCTCTGTGACCCCCGTGACCCCCATGACCCCTGTGGAGGACCGTCTGACCGCCGACTTCTACGACTACGAGTCGCTGCTGTCCGAGGAGGAGTACAAGATCCTTCTCAAGGCCCGCACGTTCATGCGGGACGAGGTGAAGCCGCTGGTCAACGAGTCCTGGGGCAAGGCCGAGCTACCCGACGAGCTGATCGACAAGTTCCGGCACAGCGGCCTGGTCGCCCTGGCCTACGAGGGCTACGGTGAGCACCTTCCGGCCGTGAGCCACCTGCTGAGTGGCATGCTGGCGATGGAACTGGGACGCGTCGACGCCTCGTCCGCCACCTTCTTCGGTGTGCACAACGGGCTGGGCTTCTACTCCATCTACTACGGCGGTGACCAGGAGCAGCGCGACAGGTTCCTCCCCGCCATGGCCACCATGTCGAAGATCGGGGCGTTCGCCCTGACCGAACCGGACGGCGGCTCCGACGTCTCCGGCGGCATGCGCACCACCGCGAAGCGCGAGGGCGACACCTGGACGCTCAACGGCGGGAAGAAGTGGATCGGGAACGCCACCTTCGCCGACTACGTCGTGGTCTTCGCGCGGGACGTCGAGGACAACAAGGTCAAGGCCTTCGTCGTCGAGAAGGACACCCCGGGCTTCAAACCGGTCAAGATCGAGGGCAAGATAGCGCTGCGCATCGTGCAGAACGCCGAGATCACCCTGACCGACGTGAAGGTTCCCGAGGCCAACCGACTGAAGAACATCAAGGGTTTCCGGGACGTCGGCGAGGTACTGCGCCAGACCCGCAGCGGGGTCGCCTGGCAGGCACTGGGCGTCATGATCGGCGCCTACGAACTCGCCCTGGACTACGCCAAGCAGCGCGTCGCGTTCGGACGTCCGATCGCCAAGTTCCAGATGGTCCAGGACCTGCTGGTCAAGAGCGTCGGCAACATCACGGCGTCCTGGGGCCTGTTGGTACAGCTCGCCCGGCTGCAGGACCAGGGCGTCTTCCGTGACGAGCAGTCGGCGCTGGCCAAGGAGTTCGTCGCCGCCCGCATGCGGGAGGTCGTCGCCTGGAGCCGCGAACTCTTCGGCGGCAACGGCATCCTCCTCGACAACGACATCGCCCGGTTCTTCTCCGACGCAGAGGCGCTCTACTCCTACGAGGGAACGCACCAGATGCAGACCCTCATCGTCGGCAAGGCAATCACCGGCCAGAGCGCGTTCGTGGGCTGA